Proteins found in one Endomicrobiales bacterium genomic segment:
- a CDS encoding acylneuraminate cytidylyltransferase family protein, with the protein MSIVAIIPARGGSKGVPGKNIRLLAGYPLIAYSVAAAKLSKKIERIIISTDSDEIAAICKKFGAEVPFMRPSALAQDKSTDLDFMIHALSWFMDNEKGIPDYWVHLRPTTPLRNPMIIDMAISDIIVKSNSTSLRSAHKAPESPFKWFKKNEEGFFTSLMNGLRNDKLNDPRQVFPDAYVPDGYVDILKASFIMNNKILHGDKMIGFISPFCTEVDSSEDFEYLEYEIKSKGSVLLNFLKMNFPKGSK; encoded by the coding sequence ATGAGTATAGTTGCAATAATACCTGCCCGTGGCGGTTCAAAAGGTGTGCCCGGCAAAAATATACGCTTACTTGCCGGTTATCCTTTGATTGCTTATTCCGTTGCGGCGGCAAAACTTTCAAAAAAGATTGAAAGAATAATAATATCTACGGATTCCGATGAAATTGCTGCCATTTGTAAGAAATTTGGTGCTGAAGTTCCATTCATGCGTCCTTCAGCATTGGCTCAAGATAAATCAACAGATCTTGATTTTATGATTCATGCACTTAGTTGGTTTATGGATAACGAAAAGGGAATTCCTGATTATTGGGTGCATTTACGGCCAACAACTCCGCTTCGTAACCCTATGATAATTGATATGGCAATCAGCGATATAATCGTTAAATCAAACTCAACTTCGCTGCGTTCCGCTCATAAAGCGCCGGAATCTCCGTTTAAATGGTTTAAGAAAAATGAAGAAGGATTTTTTACCTCCCTTATGAATGGATTAAGGAATGATAAACTTAACGATCCTCGCCAGGTTTTTCCTGATGCATATGTGCCGGACGGATATGTAGATATTCTTAAAGCATCGTTTATTATGAACAATAAAATTCTTCATGGTGATAAAATGATCGGTTTTATTTCACCTTTCTGTACCGAAGTAGATTCTTCGGAAGATTTTGAATATCTTGAATACGAGATAAAAAGTAAGGGGAGTGTTCTTTTAAACTTTCTAAAAATGAATTTTCCAAAAGGGAGTAAGTGA
- a CDS encoding aminotransferase class III-fold pyridoxal phosphate-dependent enzyme, whose product MSGFRFNIVPREVPKVKTKYRTIKTKLPVPESLKILENLDKYESISMHGQLPVVWHKAKGFQVSDAWGNTWIDFTSTIFVANAGHGNPRIIKALKKVLQKPLLHTYTYASEERSDYLEYLIKNTPNQFEKAYLISAGTEATETGLKLMRMYGQKKGKKRLGIIAFEGNWHGRTMGAQMMSYNPAQKEWIGYLDPNIYHLPFPYPWRKEAIKNPKAYFRDNIEKLLKEKGISPKEDLCGFMLETFQGYGAVCYPPEFVQEVEKFARENNMLLAFDEMQAGFGRTGKLFGYMHYGVEPDILCCGKGASSSMPLSIVLGRKEIMDLPEIGSMSSTHSANPMVCAAGKANLQAILEDGIMKNAEVLGKLFHQKLNEIKNRYPDIISDILGMGLVAGVIFNTPERKPLTNLCDKIAETCMHKGLLVVHTGRESIKLAPPLVITQEALLEGLLVFEESIIEVNKG is encoded by the coding sequence ATGTCTGGATTCAGATTTAATATTGTCCCCCGTGAAGTTCCAAAAGTAAAAACTAAATACAGGACAATTAAAACGAAGCTTCCGGTTCCTGAGAGCCTGAAGATCCTTGAGAACCTTGATAAGTACGAATCCATTTCAATGCATGGACAGCTTCCGGTTGTCTGGCATAAAGCAAAAGGTTTTCAGGTGTCCGACGCGTGGGGAAATACCTGGATAGATTTTACGAGCACTATTTTTGTTGCTAATGCCGGACACGGAAATCCCAGGATAATTAAAGCACTGAAAAAAGTCCTTCAAAAGCCACTCCTTCATACATATACATATGCCAGTGAGGAACGGTCAGATTATCTGGAATATCTTATCAAGAATACCCCCAATCAGTTTGAAAAAGCATACCTCATATCGGCCGGAACCGAAGCAACCGAAACCGGGCTAAAACTTATGCGTATGTATGGCCAGAAAAAAGGAAAAAAGAGGTTGGGGATAATTGCATTTGAAGGTAATTGGCATGGAAGAACAATGGGTGCTCAGATGATGAGTTATAATCCTGCTCAAAAAGAGTGGATTGGCTATTTAGACCCCAATATTTACCATCTTCCTTTTCCTTATCCGTGGCGAAAAGAAGCGATAAAAAATCCAAAAGCATATTTTAGGGATAATATAGAAAAACTCCTAAAAGAAAAGGGGATATCACCCAAGGAAGATCTTTGCGGGTTTATGTTAGAAACATTTCAAGGATACGGAGCAGTTTGTTACCCTCCCGAGTTTGTCCAGGAAGTGGAAAAATTTGCCCGCGAAAATAATATGCTGCTTGCTTTTGATGAGATGCAGGCGGGTTTTGGCAGAACAGGAAAGCTTTTTGGTTATATGCACTACGGGGTTGAGCCGGATATACTTTGCTGTGGAAAAGGCGCAAGTTCCAGTATGCCTTTATCAATAGTTCTAGGCAGAAAAGAAATTATGGATTTGCCTGAAATAGGTTCTATGAGTTCAACTCATTCGGCTAATCCTATGGTTTGCGCCGCAGGAAAAGCGAATCTTCAGGCAATACTTGAAGACGGTATAATGAAAAACGCAGAAGTGTTGGGGAAGCTTTTTCATCAAAAACTTAATGAAATAAAGAATCGTTATCCAGATATAATCAGCGACATTTTGGGTATGGGGCTTGTCGCTGGTGTTATTTTCAATACGCCTGAAAGAAAGCCTTTGACAAATTTATGCGATAAAATAGCTGAAACTTGTATGCATAAAGGGCTTCTTGTAGTTCATACAGGAAGAGAATCCATAAAGCTTGCTCCACCGCTTGTTATTACACAAGAAGCTCTGTTGGAAGGGCTTTTGGTTTTTGAAGAATCTATTATAGAAGTAAATAAGGGATAA
- the rfbF gene encoding glucose-1-phosphate cytidylyltransferase, with amino-acid sequence MKTVILCGGFGTRIRDVAEDIPKPMIPIGDYPILWHIMKYYSHFAHNDFILCLGYKGNVIKDFFLNYHNFTQDFTVTIGKESKIDYHTKAVNPDWKVTLADTGTQTMTGARIKKIQKYIGNDENFFLTYGDGVGNIDLDALLKFHKSHGKILTVCGVNPPGRFGEIVANENGVISEFNEKPQATGGRISGGFFVCKKEIFNYLNTQDGLVFEKEPIETLVKEKQLMMFEHNGFWQPMDTAREYSLLNSLYTKGEAPWVIWR; translated from the coding sequence ATGAAAACAGTAATATTATGTGGTGGTTTCGGCACACGAATTAGGGATGTGGCAGAAGATATTCCAAAGCCAATGATACCAATTGGTGACTATCCAATTTTATGGCACATTATGAAATACTACTCTCATTTTGCTCATAATGATTTTATTTTATGCCTCGGGTATAAAGGCAATGTAATAAAAGATTTTTTCTTAAATTACCACAACTTTACTCAGGACTTTACAGTAACAATCGGAAAAGAAAGTAAAATTGACTACCACACAAAAGCAGTTAACCCAGATTGGAAGGTTACACTTGCCGATACAGGCACACAAACAATGACAGGCGCTAGAATAAAGAAGATTCAAAAATATATTGGTAATGATGAAAACTTCTTTCTAACTTATGGCGATGGTGTAGGAAATATAGATTTAGATGCACTACTTAAGTTTCACAAAAGCCACGGTAAAATACTTACAGTTTGCGGTGTAAACCCTCCTGGCCGTTTTGGTGAGATAGTAGCGAATGAAAATGGTGTAATTAGTGAGTTTAACGAAAAACCACAAGCCACCGGTGGCAGAATTTCAGGTGGTTTTTTTGTGTGTAAAAAAGAAATTTTTAACTATTTAAATACTCAAGACGGTTTGGTATTTGAAAAAGAACCAATTGAAACTCTAGTAAAAGAAAAACAGCTTATGATGTTTGAGCATAACGGTTTTTGGCAACCTATGGACACAGCAAGAGAATATTCTTTACTTAATTCACTCTATACAAAAGGAGAAGCCCCATGGGTAATTTGGAGATAA
- a CDS encoding oligosaccharide flippase family protein — MKSYSKNYLKIYSIQFISILLGFISVFIVLPYLSSSQQIYGVYALCISTTIFLSYADFGFLTAATKYASETIAVNNKSEEINIIGFVLFIMILCSLIFSIAAFLISQYPEIFIKNIKGTTSYPIASKLFLILAVSAPLIVLNRVLQVIFTIRLEDYFSQTVLIISNLIKIASIFYFFSKGQYKIVEYFAFTQLILFISSIFLLIIVKKKYSYSITALFSATKFNKVIYSKTKKLAFGSMLGTILWILYYELDSLAISKFIGPSALAIFAIGASISSVLRSLFGTLFSPVYVRINHLVALKDDKNTMKYINKIITLTIPLCVIGIGVILALMHPLVLTWVGEKYVDSIAIAKFLIFAYSLSFVTYPAGALLVAKERVKTTNYVMLLSLLIYWVGILLFFNVYSYKVFAIFKLITLTLMAFLYFFILNKFMLGEIKKTVLKNLLPLFLTTTLIFFSSYLSNTFIIATKSKIQLLITILYGATLFVISLLIYALLSPTFRNETMAYYKSIRTKKMLQV, encoded by the coding sequence ATGAAATCATATTCAAAAAACTACCTGAAAATATATTCAATACAATTTATATCAATACTGCTCGGTTTTATTTCTGTATTTATTGTTTTGCCGTATTTGTCATCTTCACAGCAAATATACGGCGTTTACGCTCTTTGCATATCAACAACCATATTCCTATCCTATGCCGATTTTGGCTTTCTTACTGCAGCAACTAAGTATGCCAGTGAAACCATTGCTGTAAATAATAAATCTGAAGAGATAAATATAATTGGTTTTGTTCTTTTTATTATGATTTTGTGCTCTTTGATTTTCTCAATTGCAGCTTTTTTAATTTCACAGTATCCAGAAATATTTATAAAAAATATTAAGGGCACAACATCGTATCCGATAGCAAGTAAACTTTTTTTGATACTTGCCGTAAGTGCGCCGCTAATTGTATTAAATAGGGTATTGCAAGTTATATTTACAATCCGGTTAGAAGATTACTTTTCACAAACAGTATTAATAATAAGCAACTTAATAAAAATTGCATCTATTTTTTATTTTTTTTCAAAAGGACAGTACAAAATAGTTGAGTATTTTGCTTTTACACAATTAATTCTTTTTATAAGTTCAATATTTTTGTTAATTATTGTTAAGAAAAAATATTCTTACTCTATAACCGCTTTATTTAGTGCTACAAAATTCAATAAAGTTATATACAGTAAAACTAAAAAACTTGCCTTCGGGTCAATGTTGGGAACAATTCTATGGATTTTGTATTATGAACTGGACAGTTTAGCTATAAGTAAATTTATAGGCCCAAGTGCCCTTGCAATATTTGCCATAGGTGCAAGTATAAGCTCAGTTCTTAGATCACTTTTTGGAACATTATTTAGCCCTGTTTATGTAAGAATTAACCATTTAGTGGCACTAAAAGATGACAAGAACACAATGAAATATATAAATAAAATAATCACACTAACAATCCCTTTGTGTGTAATTGGTATAGGTGTTATTTTGGCCTTAATGCATCCGTTGGTTCTTACCTGGGTTGGTGAAAAATATGTTGATTCTATAGCAATTGCAAAATTTCTTATTTTTGCTTATTCGTTGTCGTTTGTTACATATCCAGCAGGGGCACTGCTTGTGGCAAAAGAAAGGGTCAAAACAACAAACTATGTTATGCTATTATCTCTTCTGATATATTGGGTAGGAATATTGTTATTCTTTAATGTTTATTCATACAAAGTTTTTGCCATTTTTAAGTTAATCACCTTAACTCTTATGGCATTCTTGTATTTTTTTATACTAAATAAATTTATGCTTGGGGAAATTAAAAAAACTGTGCTAAAGAATTTGCTCCCTTTATTTTTAACAACAACTTTAATATTTTTCAGCAGTTATTTAAGCAATACATTTATTATTGCAACAAAATCAAAAATTCAATTATTAATAACAATACTTTACGGAGCCACATTGTTTGTAATTTCATTATTAATTTATGCATTGCTTTCACCAACATTCAGAAATGAAACAATGGCTTATTACAAATCAATCAGAACAAAAAAAATGCTCCAAGTTTAA
- a CDS encoding N-acetylneuraminate synthase family protein translates to MSIFIIAEIGINHNGDINIAKDLIKVAKEAGCDAVKFQKRTIDLVYTKELLDSLRESPWGKTQRAQKEGLEFGSEQYKQIDQYCKELKIEWFASAWDVESQKFLRQFNLKYNKVASAMITYDNLLKEIASEKKHTFVSTGMSTVEQIDHAVEIFKKANCPFELMHAVSTYPMDDEDANLNCIETLKERYKCNVGYSGHEVGLAVSYAAATMGISSLERHITLDRAMYGSDQSASVEPSGLRMLVGAVRKIEKAMGDGKLGVNPKEVPIAKKLRAHIPLRGEGSK, encoded by the coding sequence ATGTCAATTTTTATTATTGCAGAGATCGGGATCAACCACAATGGGGATATCAATATTGCCAAAGACCTGATTAAAGTTGCAAAAGAAGCAGGATGTGATGCAGTTAAATTTCAAAAACGCACAATTGATTTGGTTTATACCAAAGAACTTTTAGATTCTTTAAGGGAAAGCCCTTGGGGAAAAACCCAGAGAGCTCAAAAAGAAGGCCTTGAGTTTGGGTCAGAACAGTACAAACAGATAGACCAATATTGCAAAGAGTTAAAAATAGAGTGGTTTGCCTCTGCCTGGGATGTAGAGAGCCAAAAATTCCTGCGGCAATTTAATTTAAAATATAACAAAGTTGCTTCCGCAATGATTACTTACGATAATCTCCTAAAAGAGATTGCATCAGAAAAAAAACATACATTTGTTTCTACGGGTATGAGTACAGTAGAACAAATAGATCATGCCGTTGAAATATTTAAGAAAGCAAATTGTCCTTTTGAATTGATGCATGCAGTTTCAACTTATCCTATGGATGATGAAGATGCTAATCTTAATTGCATAGAAACTCTGAAAGAAAGATATAAATGCAATGTGGGTTACAGTGGCCATGAGGTTGGATTGGCTGTAAGTTATGCCGCGGCAACAATGGGAATATCTTCCCTTGAGCGCCATATTACTCTAGACAGAGCGATGTATGGTTCTGACCAGTCGGCTTCGGTTGAACCGTCAGGGCTAAGAATGTTGGTAGGTGCTGTAAGGAAAATTGAAAAAGCTATGGGCGACGGAAAGTTAGGAGTGAACCCTAAAGAAGTTCCAATTGCAAAAAAGTTAAGAGCCCATATACCATTAAGAGGAGAAGGATCTAAATGA
- the rfbG gene encoding CDP-glucose 4,6-dehydratase: protein MGNLEINKNFSVFKNKRVLVTGDTGFKGSWLSLWLSMLGAKVYGFALPPEGKYCNYNLLGLKNIISHTDGDIREIDLLQKTFDKIKPEIVFHLAAQALVRKSYNEPKLTFDTNLSGSVNVMEVALKTKNLKALLMITSDKCYKNKEWLWGYRENDEFGGDDPYSASKAAAEIAIHSYKKSFFDKTNIGFASARAGNVIGGGDWSENRIIPDTIKALSQKKTIIIRNPNSTRPWQHVLEPLSGYITLALKLLANPKKYSGSWNFGPDFSSIKTVHDLVKLAVTQWGSGKINLIKEKNAPHEAGLLHLNCDKANSLLQWNATWGFKSSVINTIDWYKECAKNSNMLEVSKKQIKKYMGEKR, encoded by the coding sequence ATGGGTAATTTGGAGATAAACAAAAATTTTAGTGTATTTAAAAATAAAAGGGTTTTAGTAACAGGCGATACTGGATTTAAAGGATCATGGCTGTCCCTGTGGCTTTCAATGCTTGGCGCAAAAGTTTATGGTTTTGCCCTGCCACCAGAGGGGAAATATTGTAATTATAATTTACTTGGGCTTAAAAATATTATTAGCCACACCGATGGCGATATTAGAGAAATTGACTTACTTCAAAAAACATTTGATAAAATTAAGCCAGAAATTGTATTTCATCTTGCGGCACAAGCATTAGTGCGAAAATCATACAATGAACCAAAATTAACCTTTGATACAAACCTAAGCGGTTCAGTAAATGTTATGGAAGTGGCACTAAAAACAAAGAACTTGAAAGCACTTTTAATGATAACTTCCGATAAGTGTTACAAAAATAAAGAGTGGCTTTGGGGATACAGGGAAAATGATGAGTTCGGTGGTGATGACCCCTATAGCGCGTCAAAGGCCGCGGCAGAAATAGCAATTCACTCCTACAAGAAATCTTTTTTTGACAAAACAAACATTGGTTTTGCAAGCGCAAGAGCCGGTAATGTAATTGGCGGTGGCGACTGGTCTGAAAACAGAATAATACCAGACACTATCAAAGCACTTTCGCAAAAAAAAACCATAATTATCAGGAATCCGAACTCAACCCGCCCATGGCAGCATGTTTTAGAGCCACTTTCCGGCTATATTACACTTGCCTTAAAACTATTAGCTAACCCCAAAAAGTACTCTGGTTCATGGAACTTTGGACCTGACTTTTCTTCAATCAAAACTGTCCACGACTTGGTGAAACTTGCAGTAACGCAGTGGGGAAGTGGAAAAATCAATTTAATTAAAGAGAAAAATGCTCCTCATGAAGCAGGGCTTTTACATTTAAACTGCGATAAAGCAAACAGTTTGTTGCAATGGAATGCAACATGGGGTTTTAAATCGTCTGTAATAAACACTATTGATTGGTACAAAGAATGTGCAAAAAATAGCAACATGTTGGAAGTTTCAAAAAAACAGATAAAGAAATATATGGGGGAGAAACGTTAA
- a CDS encoding dTDP-4-dehydrorhamnose 3,5-epimerase family protein, whose protein sequence is MIDGVIITPLKQIPDERGKIMQMLRSDSTSFKTFGEIYFSCIYPGAVKAWHLHKKMELNYAVVFGNIKLVLFDGRKDSKTNGELQEIFIGQENYSLVTIPPFVWNGFKGIGTQTAIVANCSTIPHDPNEIMRLEPTSPKIPYNWEIKNR, encoded by the coding sequence ATGATTGATGGAGTGATAATAACGCCATTAAAACAAATTCCTGATGAGCGCGGTAAAATAATGCAAATGTTAAGATCTGACTCAACAAGCTTTAAAACATTTGGGGAAATATATTTTTCTTGCATTTATCCTGGTGCGGTAAAAGCATGGCACCTACATAAAAAAATGGAGTTGAACTACGCTGTTGTTTTTGGGAATATTAAACTTGTATTATTTGATGGCAGAAAAGATAGTAAAACAAACGGAGAACTGCAAGAAATTTTTATCGGGCAGGAAAATTACTCTCTTGTAACCATACCACCCTTTGTCTGGAACGGCTTTAAAGGCATCGGCACGCAAACAGCTATTGTTGCAAATTGCTCAACGATTCCTCATGACCCAAACGAGATAATGAGATTAGAGCCCACTTCGCCTAAAATACCATACAATTGGGAAATTAAAAACAGATGA
- a CDS encoding VOC family protein, translating into MTVKARHFGIVVQNLSQSLKLYKKILGLNIWKRNVEKGFYIDNVVGLKNTVLEWIKLKDKNGFILELIKYHRPALKKNSKAIPANQIGCSHIALTVLNIESMYKKLINNGYHCNSVPQVSPDGKAKVLYCRDKDGVIMELVEEL; encoded by the coding sequence ATGACCGTAAAAGCCAGGCATTTTGGTATTGTAGTTCAAAATTTGAGCCAATCGCTGAAACTGTATAAAAAAATATTAGGATTAAATATTTGGAAACGCAATGTTGAGAAAGGCTTTTATATAGATAATGTTGTTGGTCTAAAAAACACGGTTTTAGAATGGATAAAACTTAAAGATAAAAACGGTTTTATTCTAGAACTTATCAAATATCATCGCCCTGCATTAAAAAAGAATTCAAAAGCAATTCCCGCAAACCAAATTGGTTGTTCGCACATAGCATTGACGGTTTTAAATATTGAATCAATGTATAAAAAACTAATAAATAATGGGTACCACTGTAACAGTGTTCCGCAAGTGTCTCCGGATGGGAAAGCAAAAGTGTTGTACTGCCGTGACAAAGATGGAGTTATCATGGAACTTGTGGAGGAGTTATAA
- a CDS encoding class I SAM-dependent methyltransferase: MKLDFGCGSSKKTGFIGIDCIALPNVDVVHNLNQFPYPFEANCASEVWLDNVLEHMDNPLKCIEEIHRICKNGAKVYVGVPYFRSFYATIDPTHKRFFGINWFYYFDPSHLFCKKYCYTNVRFKVERIEFDREFLKTKIGLFHKMLIKLAEKKPFFYESKLSHLFPLNSLTFYLQAIK, from the coding sequence ATGAAGCTTGATTTTGGCTGTGGTTCATCTAAAAAAACGGGATTTATAGGTATTGATTGTATAGCATTGCCAAATGTGGATGTTGTGCATAATCTAAACCAATTTCCGTATCCGTTTGAAGCAAATTGTGCAAGTGAAGTATGGTTAGACAATGTTTTAGAACATATGGACAACCCATTAAAATGTATAGAAGAAATACATAGAATATGCAAAAACGGAGCAAAGGTGTATGTAGGAGTGCCATATTTTAGAAGCTTCTACGCTACAATTGACCCAACACATAAGCGTTTTTTTGGAATAAATTGGTTTTATTACTTTGACCCGAGCCATTTATTCTGTAAAAAATACTGTTACACAAATGTAAGATTTAAAGTAGAAAGAATTGAGTTTGACAGAGAGTTTTTAAAAACTAAAATTGGATTGTTTCATAAAATGCTTATAAAATTGGCAGAGAAAAAACCATTTTTTTATGAATCAAAACTTTCGCATTTGTTTCCATTAAACTCTTTAACATTTTATTTACAAGCTATTAAATAA
- a CDS encoding class I SAM-dependent methyltransferase codes for MPDYITVVYDEGKRPYTDYPEKLCHYLFSAFKMSPGMKFLETGCGRGEHLRHFKNLGLQVTGIDLAQSTAQFSPDLDIKICDVEKEGISFPDSSFDIVYSKSFIEHLYYPEKFVKEAFRVLKPGGIFLTLVPDWEANYKIYFDDYSHRTPFTNYALEDIYKIYGFSEINVYKFRQLPIVWKYPVLNYFCAAISSFIPVRTKNKFLRWSRELMLIGFGKK; via the coding sequence ATGCCTGACTACATAACGGTGGTTTATGACGAAGGCAAACGCCCATATACAGATTATCCGGAAAAACTTTGTCATTATCTGTTTAGTGCTTTCAAAATGTCACCCGGGATGAAATTTCTTGAGACTGGTTGCGGGAGAGGGGAGCATTTAAGGCATTTTAAAAATCTAGGGCTGCAGGTCACCGGCATTGATTTAGCCCAAAGCACTGCTCAGTTCAGTCCTGACCTTGATATAAAAATTTGCGATGTTGAAAAAGAGGGTATTTCATTTCCTGATTCGTCATTTGATATAGTTTATTCAAAATCGTTCATAGAACATCTTTATTATCCGGAAAAGTTTGTTAAAGAGGCATTTCGTGTGCTTAAACCTGGTGGAATATTTTTAACATTAGTTCCAGATTGGGAAGCAAATTACAAAATATATTTTGATGATTATTCTCACAGAACCCCTTTTACCAATTATGCGTTAGAAGACATTTATAAAATATACGGTTTTAGCGAAATTAATGTATACAAATTTCGTCAACTGCCGATTGTCTGGAAATATCCGGTATTAAATTATTTTTGTGCTGCAATATCGTCATTTATTCCAGTAAGAACAAAAAATAAATTCTTGAGATGGTCCAGAGAACTGATGTTGATAGGATTTGGAAAAAAATAG
- a CDS encoding radical SAM/SPASM domain-containing protein: MNKCFNGLTTVNVELTSRCNKNCWMCGRRKVDRDYPQLALQYGDMDFDLVKSIAKQLPNNIVVQFHDNGEPLLYPKFKEAASLFKRQIRCTDTNGKLLVERADEIIGNLDTLTISTFEKDEDAEEQYKLIEEFLKIKDDRKPNVIIRCLGDVDIEKYKKFNCIIATRILHSPMGSFSYKKRNPTVPEIGICLDFLNHLVIRTNGDVSICVRFDPKGLGIIGNCKKTPLIDIWNSAKRKEWMKLQIEGKRKSIPLCSQCEFWGVPTGC, from the coding sequence ATGAACAAATGTTTTAATGGATTAACAACCGTAAATGTTGAATTAACCAGCCGCTGCAATAAGAATTGCTGGATGTGTGGCAGAAGAAAAGTTGACAGAGATTATCCGCAATTGGCTTTGCAATATGGGGATATGGATTTTGACTTAGTTAAATCCATCGCAAAACAGCTTCCCAATAATATTGTTGTTCAGTTTCACGATAACGGAGAGCCGCTTCTCTATCCTAAGTTTAAAGAAGCAGCATCTCTGTTTAAAAGGCAGATTCGTTGCACTGATACCAACGGCAAATTGCTTGTGGAAAGAGCCGATGAAATTATAGGAAATTTAGATACTCTGACTATATCAACATTTGAAAAAGATGAAGATGCCGAAGAACAATATAAGTTAATAGAAGAATTCCTGAAAATAAAAGATGATAGAAAACCCAATGTCATCATCCGGTGCTTGGGTGATGTAGATATAGAAAAATATAAGAAATTTAATTGTATTATTGCCACAAGAATACTCCATTCACCTATGGGCAGTTTTTCGTATAAAAAAAGAAATCCCACGGTTCCGGAAATAGGGATATGCCTTGATTTTCTCAATCATCTGGTTATTCGCACAAACGGAGATGTTTCAATCTGCGTACGGTTTGACCCTAAAGGGCTTGGCATAATAGGAAATTGCAAAAAGACGCCTTTAATTGACATTTGGAACAGTGCAAAAAGAAAAGAATGGATGAAGCTTCAGATAGAAGGGAAAAGAAAAAGCATCCCCTTATGCAGTCAATGTGAATTCTGGGGAGTCCCGACAGGATGTTAA
- a CDS encoding class I SAM-dependent methyltransferase: MYNIVKIAELNIKESMIEASKKYAKGSLIDIGCGTKPYKNIFKDYVDSHFGIEEPIQNEAHYKEKTEVDLYCNFLDLDKSYDNKYDTLLCNQVLEHVLETNKFISKCHNILKKDGYGIFTVPMTWKLHAEPYDYYRFTKYSLEKLFKENGFTITEIKPLEGSLATTSQLIILYLCDLKINNIFFKAFRRFMFYALDFIALKLDKKFFVDNICITYLLVVKK; the protein is encoded by the coding sequence GTGTATAACATTGTAAAAATAGCAGAGTTGAATATAAAAGAATCAATGATTGAAGCATCCAAGAAATATGCTAAAGGGAGCTTAATAGATATAGGATGTGGAACAAAACCATACAAAAACATTTTTAAAGATTATGTTGATAGTCACTTTGGAATAGAAGAACCAATTCAGAATGAGGCACATTATAAAGAGAAAACAGAAGTTGATTTGTATTGTAATTTTTTAGATTTAGATAAAAGCTACGACAATAAATATGACACATTGCTTTGTAATCAAGTGTTGGAACATGTTTTAGAAACAAATAAATTTATATCCAAATGTCACAATATTTTAAAAAAAGATGGCTATGGAATTTTCACTGTACCTATGACATGGAAATTACATGCTGAGCCGTATGATTACTACAGATTTACAAAATATTCACTTGAAAAATTGTTTAAAGAAAATGGATTTACAATTACTGAAATAAAACCATTGGAAGGAAGTCTTGCTACAACAAGCCAATTAATTATTTTATATTTATGTGATTTAAAAATAAACAATATTTTTTTTAAAGCTTTTAGGAGATTTATGTTTTATGCATTAGATTTTATTGCATTAAAGCTAGACAAGAAGTTTTTTGTAGACAACATTTGTATTACATATTTATTGGTTGTAAAAAAATAA